A segment of the Fusarium oxysporum f. sp. lycopersici 4287 chromosome 4, whole genome shotgun sequence genome:
TCTTGCGAACTTCTACAAGTCCCACATTCTTCTTGGTAACTGCCGCCCAAGTCGGCATgaacttgagaagctcgTCAAGCGCTGGGATCGTTCCAGGCGTGTTAGCATCACTGTAAGCACAACTGACAGTGACTTCGAGACGATCAGCTGCTTGTTCCGCTGGCCGCACTCTTAATTCGTGGTCTCCCTGTGAATCGATTTCCTTCTGAGTCGCGTCCTCCAGCGCAGAAAGAGCATTTCGCTCATTCAGATACAAGTTTAATGTCCAGGGTCGATCTCGATCGCGGCGCCAGAGCTGGACGCTGCTGAAACCCTCTGAAGGGAACTTTCCAAAACGAGGATCTCGTGAGCTTGCACCATCCACGGCGAATCCATAGATGGGTCGTGATGTGCGAACATAGCAAAGCCTCGAGTCAATGGCATCGATTCGAAGTCGTGCTTTGGTTCCGTCGCTGCCATATATCGTCTCAACTGAGATCAAATCATCCGGAGTTTTATTCCTGTACAGTCTGGGCGTCAATGACGAGGCATCGTATTGGCAATCTGATAGATCACGTCCAACAGCTGGCTGGCACTTGATCTCCTGACCCAAAGTGCTCGGTAGGGTGCTGATGACAGATCGCGCATACTCCTCAATTCCTACGATGGAGACCGTGTTGGTGCCGTTATCCAAGTCGATGACTTGTTGGAAGTAAAACTTGAAACGGTTACTATCGGAAAACGGGAATGCGACCAGGTTGTAGATGAAGGTGCCGGCGAAAACACAAAAGAGGAACAGCGGAATATGGTGAGTAACACGGTGGATGAAAGGCGTGAGCGGGAGCAACAGGAAGATGCTCAAAATGCCCAATGACAGGACGGGAACAAGGAGGCTACCCCCATCAGTACCTGTCATCTGGGTAGCAGACATCACCACCAGGCCAATGTTTCCAAACAGGATCACAGGTACGGGAGCCAGAAAGAGGAACTGGAGAATCCAAGTCCACGTAGGAAGGCGTCCAGACCAGCTCTGCTCATGCTCGAAAGGCTGGTATCGTCGCATACTAGGCGAAGAGGGCGAGTTTTCAGCAACCGAACGGCGGTATGTGTTGGCAAACGAGGTCGGGGCGTTGGACCCATATCCTGATTCACCGGCTCTAAGCGGCGTAGTCTCGGTAGCATCCTCAGATccgtcctcgtcatcctccgCCTCAGCACGAGCAGGTTCACTCTCTGTCTGGGGTCTCGATTCATGCTCATTATCGCGGCTAGACACATCTCGCGCCTGATGAGCGTCGTGAAGCTGCATGGCAAAGTCATGCTTTCCAAGCAACGCGAACTGCTCCAAAAGAGAAATGAACAGGGCAAGGAAAATGGCCGATTGGAAGAAAACGGTTGCATAAAGAGCACCAATGTGCATACGGTCCTCTGCCACAGCACACACAACTTGTACACCCCAACCGAGGGCAAAGAGCCACATCAGAACAAAGCCTCGATGAAGTGCACTGGGGCGAACAAAGCTGGCTCCACGCATGATGAGCCAAAACGAGAAGTAAAAGATAGAGAGAGTCATAGACCACCTGAAAGATATTAGCTTCTGATATCCCAACAGGAAAAGCCACTTANNNNNNNNNNNNNNNNNNNNNNNNNNNNNNNNNNNNNNNNNNNNNNNNNNNNNNNNNNNNNNNNNNNNNNNNNNNNNNNNNNNNNNNNNNNNNNNNNNNNNNNNNNNNNNNNNNNNNNNNNNNNNNNNNNNNNNNNNNNNNNNNNNTCCACTGCTGTAAATAATCAACGGATTGAACTTAGCAATCAGAAGAGTAGATGCAATAGTTAGTGCTCCAGCAAAAGCAAGGGCGAATGGAAAGCGGAAGAACCCCTTCCAGCCGCCCAACACAACTGGATCATCGTTAATGTCATGATGCATCTTGATATCTCTTGCAAAGAAGTAGTATTTATCCTTGCGAGCCAGGATGTACGTAAAGGCAATTAGGATCAGTGGCGTGGCGACAAGAAGTGTTAGAGACCATGCAAAGAGCCCTCTAAGCGCGAACACGGCCCACGCAGTGCCAAAGATATCGAACCAGACACCCTCGGCTTGCTTTCCGTTCTGAGCAAGATCAGAGTTGCCATCGGAGCGGTCAccgttgaagatggtgcCAGTCGTCTTCGACAGGTGCTCAGTCGACGCGAGAGCAGCTGAGAGCATGTGCCAAATGCTGTTAACAGATGTGTGCCGTGTATCGTCCTGGTTGGTATGGTACCGAGCGCGAGGCTCATAGAAAGCAATGTCAAGTCCTCTTTGTCCGTAGGCATCTGCAAAGATCTCGTAATCGGTTGCGCTCTTGATCACACCTCTCTCGAAAGCATTGGCAGCAACGACGGATCCCAGCGGATGAGGGCTCTTGGAGTAGGCCTTTGCAGCCTGCAAGTCAGTGGTACGGAAAAGCAGCGCACggcctccagctccagcgccTTCAAGGTTGACGAATGTGTGaataaata
Coding sequences within it:
- a CDS encoding hypothetical protein (At least one base has a quality score < 10); translated protein: MRAKNPLAFRPGPVSFWTTAIYLALFIPLIWVHETVPSAPADRSLYQGLNLTEAWLDLQTITRAYHPYNSHENDRVREFLINRTKEILDRNDMSYTTETIGGVEWHSRTSSMENQDSLVSAQDKPRGATLFDDRTSNVSWTYNTARRMGSNISKGTWLGQYFEGNNYYVYIHGKDDPEGEWWRDESKYKKFRGQGGVLVNCHFDSVSTGYGATDDGMSCVSMLQLLSYFTLKGRQPKNGIVLLFNNAEEDGLLGARAFGYSPLLLFIHTFVNLEGAGAGGRALLFRTTDLQAAKAYSKSPHPLGSVVAANAFERGVIKSATDYEIFADAYGQRGLDIAFYEPRARYHTNQDDTRHTSVNSIWHMLSAALASTEHLSKTTGTIFNGDRSDGNSDLAQNGKQAEGVWFDIFGTAWAVFALRGLFAWSLTLLVATPLILIAFTYILARKDKYYFFARDIKMHHDINDDPVVLGGWKGFFRFPFALAFAGALTIASTLLIAKWSMTLSIFYFSFWLIMRGASFVRPSALHRGFVLMWLFALGWGVQVVCAVAEDRMHIGALYATVFFQSAIFLALFISLLEQFALLGKHDFAMQLHDAHQARDVSSRDNEHESRPQTESEPARAEAEDDEDGSEDATETTPLRAGESGYGSNAPTSFANTYRRSVAENSPSSPSMRRYQPFEHEQSWSGRLPTWTWILQFLFLAPVPVILFGNIGLVVMSATQMTGTDGGSLLVPVLSLGILSIFLLLPLTPFIHRVTHHIPLFLFCVFAGTFIYNLVAFPFSDSNRFKFYFQQVIDLDNGTNTVSIVGIEEYARSVISTLPSTLGQEIKCQPAVGRDLSDCQYDASSLTPRLYRNKTPDDLISVETIYGSDGTKARLRIDAIDSRLCYVRTSRPIYGFAVDGASSRDPRFGKFPSEGFSSVQLWRRDRDRPWTLNLYLNERNALSALEDATQKEIDSQGDHELRVRPAEQAADRLEVTVSCAYSDANTPGTIPALDELLKFMPTWAAVTKKNVGLVEVRKTHKV